A genomic window from Companilactobacillus alimentarius DSM 20249 includes:
- a CDS encoding glycosyltransferase family 2 protein has protein sequence MKNKLSIIMTAYNVDSYISSSIESVVAQTNRNFDLIIVDDCSTDQTRKIIFSYEKKYDWISVVCHKQNAGVSAARNTGLANADGNLVTFIDGDDWVEPSYVEHFLSKFEDYDVDMVTCGFFNEGENGKVKNKVSNRQTSVVGRDEAIKQIIKMTGTVMGYTWNKAYIRSIITDNKLRFQTDLDLMEDQVFNVEYATVARQFYLDNLPLYHYISRKDSITKRFAMENVRDVGVARMKVYKAIRDSTRKEKNQLE, from the coding sequence GTGAAAAATAAACTTTCAATTATTATGACAGCTTATAACGTAGATAGCTACATTTCAAGCTCGATTGAATCGGTGGTCGCTCAGACTAATCGTAATTTTGATTTAATTATTGTGGACGATTGTTCTACAGATCAAACTCGGAAAATAATTTTTTCTTATGAAAAAAAATATGATTGGATCTCTGTTGTTTGCCACAAACAAAATGCAGGTGTTTCGGCTGCCCGCAATACTGGATTAGCCAATGCCGATGGTAACTTAGTAACGTTCATTGATGGAGATGATTGGGTTGAACCCAGTTACGTAGAACACTTTCTTTCCAAATTTGAAGATTACGATGTAGATATGGTTACTTGCGGTTTTTTTAATGAGGGCGAGAATGGCAAAGTGAAAAATAAGGTTTCAAATCGTCAAACATCAGTCGTTGGGCGAGACGAAGCTATCAAACAAATAATTAAAATGACAGGTACTGTGATGGGTTACACGTGGAACAAAGCCTACATTCGTTCAATTATTACTGATAACAAATTAAGATTCCAAACTGATTTGGATTTAATGGAAGATCAAGTCTTTAATGTTGAATATGCGACCGTCGCACGTCAATTTTATTTAGATAATCTTCCTTTGTATCATTATATTTCTAGAAAAGACAGTATAACCAAACGTTTTGCCATGGAAAATGTCCGTGATGTTGGCGTCGCTAGAATGAAAGTTTACAAAGCGATTCGAGACAGTACTCGAAAAGAGAAGAATCAATTGGAGTAG
- a CDS encoding tyrosine-protein phosphatase, with protein MQRILNLEGAINLRELGGYPTKDGTTIKYNKLLRSGDISNLTANSLKYLKKYGLKYVVDFRSENEQQTWSDVSSDFYRIYSDPVYPLTGNGDKLAGAINHGDYSYLGLIYQSVVLDKHGQAAYKMLFDLLLDNDQDHQSLLFHCAAGKDRTGIGALLILKALDVDNETITKDYLLTNLMYQDSKEIEKTLNDANGNQDINKMNMTKADLESITSIFNAIEHYYGSFENYLDKALGIDQAKLDKLKQLYTE; from the coding sequence ATGCAACGTATCTTAAATCTTGAAGGTGCCATAAATTTACGTGAACTTGGTGGATATCCCACTAAAGATGGTACAACAATTAAATATAATAAACTCCTTCGTTCAGGAGACATAAGTAACTTAACAGCCAATTCTTTAAAGTACCTTAAAAAGTATGGTTTAAAATATGTTGTCGATTTCCGTTCGGAGAATGAACAACAAACATGGTCAGACGTTTCTTCTGATTTTTACAGAATTTATTCTGATCCCGTTTACCCACTAACCGGTAATGGAGACAAGTTAGCTGGAGCTATCAATCATGGCGATTATTCATATTTAGGCTTAATCTACCAAAGCGTTGTTCTCGACAAACATGGACAAGCAGCTTATAAAATGTTGTTCGACCTCTTACTTGATAACGACCAAGACCATCAATCCCTACTCTTTCATTGTGCCGCTGGTAAAGACAGAACCGGTATCGGTGCCCTTTTAATTTTGAAAGCTTTAGACGTAGACAATGAAACCATCACTAAAGATTATTTATTGACTAATCTAATGTACCAAGACAGCAAAGAAATCGAGAAAACTTTAAACGACGCCAACGGTAATCAAGATATTAACAAAATGAATATGACCAAAGCCGATTTAGAAAGCATTACCTCAATTTTTAACGCCATCGAACATTACTATGGAAGTTTTGAGAATTATCTAGACAAAGCCCTCGGAATTGATCAAGCAAAATTGGATAAATTAAAACAGCTTTATACCGAATAA
- a CDS encoding zinc ribbon domain-containing protein yields the protein MFCPNCGHKVEPNQKFCDNCGYALKKKNTETSNEAKDDDSVRSLSEIEKELNQEDPSSKKTEKKSVLQQAPAQKREYDQHNESQEKEPEMKTFKQNDRSSFQKASQTHRDEPLDDRTQVYSKNDFNPISQKPYKNNYDDPIKEPLGDSFKPTESELRAAKAKQAAEQTDPNDGFIHNMIKFAKNNAFISIIAVIIVAILLVFKRNYGFIALAVVLIVWFLLSQLGHGNETGANKALKRETSLKKSQPDNDSGNDYVADRHESKPRNKKNYAEDRIKTNKKTTAQKIIIISSIIGFIASIGGPFLNGVSLTSTISTAANYTANLGTAQPTWITNGFSAIRLICFLSPIIALIAASFRTRGSIRLVRIFTLLPTILYAALYGALYAGLVNSTAITGQVAVTTNGSFGTSFYVLLITAIVSLIMSYTLRPKIR from the coding sequence ATGTTTTGTCCAAATTGTGGCCATAAAGTTGAGCCAAATCAAAAATTTTGTGATAATTGCGGCTATGCCCTAAAAAAGAAAAATACTGAAACTTCAAATGAAGCTAAGGATGATGACTCAGTTCGTTCTTTGTCTGAAATTGAAAAGGAATTAAACCAAGAAGATCCTTCTTCAAAGAAAACTGAAAAGAAGTCTGTCTTACAACAAGCTCCTGCTCAAAAACGTGAATATGACCAGCACAATGAGTCTCAGGAAAAAGAACCAGAAATGAAGACCTTCAAACAAAATGATCGTTCATCATTTCAAAAGGCTTCTCAAACGCATCGTGATGAACCTTTAGATGATAGAACTCAAGTCTATAGTAAAAATGACTTTAATCCAATTTCTCAAAAGCCATATAAAAATAACTATGACGACCCTATCAAGGAACCTCTTGGTGATTCTTTCAAACCAACCGAAAGCGAATTACGCGCCGCCAAAGCTAAACAAGCGGCTGAACAAACTGATCCCAATGATGGTTTTATCCACAATATGATCAAGTTTGCTAAAAACAATGCTTTTATCAGTATCATCGCTGTCATTATTGTAGCCATCTTATTGGTATTCAAACGTAACTATGGTTTTATTGCTTTAGCTGTCGTATTAATTGTTTGGTTTTTACTTTCCCAATTGGGTCACGGTAATGAAACAGGTGCGAATAAGGCTCTCAAACGTGAAACATCTTTAAAAAAGTCTCAACCAGACAATGATTCAGGTAACGATTACGTCGCAGATAGACATGAAAGTAAACCTCGTAACAAGAAAAACTATGCGGAAGATAGAATTAAAACTAACAAAAAGACTACTGCTCAAAAAATCATTATTATCTCTTCTATCATTGGTTTTATAGCTTCTATCGGTGGTCCCTTCTTAAATGGTGTCTCATTGACAAGTACTATCTCAACGGCAGCTAACTATACTGCTAACCTTGGTACTGCTCAACCCACTTGGATTACTAATGGTTTTTCAGCGATCCGTTTAATTTGTTTCCTTTCACCAATCATCGCTTTGATTGCGGCTAGTTTTAGAACTCGTGGATCTATCCGCTTGGTAAGAATCTTCACACTACTACCAACGATACTTTATGCTGCTTTATACGGTGCCTTGTATGCTGGATTGGTCAATTCAACAGCTATTACTGGTCAAGTGGCTGTTACTACCAACGGATCGTTTGGTACTAGTTTCTATGTATTACTAATAACTGCAATTGTTTCATTAATAATGTCGTATACTTTACGTCCAAAAATAAGATAA
- a CDS encoding Ig-like domain-containing protein — protein MRFYKHISKNIKTFLLLIIPFLVLGLSIFSSEQLTKADEEIVVVPKYTPTKDPKKFLGIWLTSGYSLQPKEDYYVTVNDSVTIKTNTGRSVWTFLTGALDSDSYQWWQTTDGKNWTKVSKADGGKKRKLPVTPKAAGTTWYQLDTQYAFLGINKKNFYSRIGAVHALPEPVDATSLDVTVDDDYLYNTSDQLSNTTYAHAKPTPSNATGTITWSVDDSSLATIDEDGEITANKDGKSGIVTVIATMTNPSGNKITGTKTVEIGGGLDDQKVKSGENATFTLKGNTGGEDDEENNGSVSIDWYRYDPVTDAKTKVESDGGPSYTTDDTTYADNNAFYQAVLTLKINLISKTITTNKARLTVTPSGDPNIQITNKMTNKSYSDESDNDHLLNNVVNQDNITYHDTLKNDSSEGLLKDAFYVIPMHSGTEINSVKINDEKLDTDRYSIIHEDDSDTDNLVISLDNLNMQETADIDVDTTAENITQKEERSYIPYVYGTNNDGNIYRKEAPIDKINYITNSLSATVQDINFGTINSFSKDTLKHRSTEANSSDNIIDFDDQRRDKNGVKVYVSQMNEFMDNNNETLPVSLRYYEGTSYTEVLNNKVQIAQTDNGQAVSAINWAKDDGLLLHVNEDHLKAGKYSTTLTWYFENSI, from the coding sequence ATGAGGTTCTATAAGCATATTTCAAAAAATATAAAAACATTTTTACTATTAATCATACCTTTCTTAGTATTAGGTTTATCAATTTTTTCATCCGAACAACTTACTAAAGCTGACGAAGAAATTGTCGTTGTTCCTAAATACACACCTACTAAAGATCCTAAGAAATTTTTAGGAATCTGGTTAACTAGTGGTTATTCCTTACAGCCTAAAGAGGATTACTACGTTACCGTAAATGATTCCGTTACTATTAAGACGAACACTGGACGTTCAGTCTGGACCTTTTTAACCGGAGCTTTAGACTCAGATAGTTATCAATGGTGGCAAACTACTGATGGCAAAAACTGGACTAAAGTTAGTAAAGCAGATGGCGGTAAGAAACGTAAGTTACCTGTCACCCCTAAAGCAGCCGGAACGACTTGGTATCAGTTGGATACTCAGTATGCTTTTTTGGGTATCAACAAAAAGAATTTTTATTCACGAATTGGGGCTGTTCATGCCCTACCAGAACCAGTGGATGCTACCTCTTTAGACGTAACTGTTGATGACGACTACCTATACAATACGAGCGATCAATTATCCAATACGACTTATGCGCACGCCAAACCAACGCCAAGTAACGCTACAGGAACAATAACTTGGTCGGTTGACGATTCTAGTCTGGCAACAATCGATGAAGATGGTGAGATTACAGCCAATAAAGATGGTAAGTCAGGAATCGTTACAGTTATTGCCACTATGACCAATCCTAGTGGCAATAAAATCACTGGTACAAAAACCGTCGAAATCGGTGGTGGATTAGATGACCAAAAAGTTAAATCTGGTGAAAATGCTACATTCACTTTGAAAGGCAATACTGGTGGTGAAGACGATGAAGAGAATAACGGTTCTGTTTCGATCGACTGGTACCGTTACGACCCCGTTACGGACGCTAAAACCAAAGTAGAAAGCGACGGCGGTCCTTCATATACAACTGACGACACCACTTATGCCGACAACAACGCCTTCTACCAAGCAGTCTTGACTCTGAAAATCAATCTTATCTCTAAAACAATCACGACTAACAAAGCCCGATTGACAGTTACTCCATCAGGAGATCCTAATATTCAAATAACGAATAAAATGACCAATAAATCCTATTCAGATGAATCAGACAATGATCATTTGCTTAATAATGTCGTCAATCAGGATAATATTACTTATCACGATACCCTCAAAAACGATAGTTCTGAAGGATTGCTAAAGGATGCCTTCTACGTGATTCCAATGCACAGCGGCACTGAAATCAATAGTGTTAAAATCAATGACGAAAAATTAGATACTGATCGTTATTCAATTATTCACGAAGACGATTCCGATACCGACAACCTTGTTATTTCATTAGATAATCTAAATATGCAAGAAACGGCAGACATTGATGTGGATACGACCGCCGAAAATATCACTCAAAAAGAAGAACGCTCTTACATTCCTTATGTATACGGAACTAACAATGACGGTAATATCTATCGCAAGGAAGCTCCTATTGACAAAATAAATTACATTACAAATAGTTTATCTGCCACTGTGCAAGATATTAACTTTGGAACAATCAATTCTTTCAGCAAAGATACTTTGAAACACCGTTCTACCGAAGCAAATTCATCTGACAATATTATTGATTTTGATGACCAACGTCGAGATAAAAATGGCGTGAAAGTTTACGTCTCCCAGATGAATGAGTTCATGGACAATAACAATGAAACTTTGCCAGTTAGTCTAAGATATTACGAAGGTACTTCCTACACAGAAGTATTAAATAACAAGGTTCAAATCGCTCAAACCGATAATGGTCAGGCAGTCTCAGCAATAAACTGGGCTAAAGACGATGGCTTATTACTCCATGTTAACGAAGACCATTTGAAAGCCGGAAAGTATAGTACTACTTTGACCTGGTATTTCGAAAATAGTATATAA
- a CDS encoding glycerophosphodiester phosphodiesterase family protein, producing MNKKIVAHRGIPTLAPENTMASFNEVVNRDVKWIETDLSITKDEKVFVIHDDKLNRTTNQSGSIETLDSDLVSKADAGYWFAEKFRGEKIPTLDQLIDFLNIHKINANIELKGVVGDNANYLADRLVEEFAKSLDRLDEHVELIISSFNPIMLEKMYKLRPNLKYAVLFSRATLGDDWNLVMQACHAKIVHPDGSSLTEEKVKQMKDYGYEINAWTIDDVNRAQTLLKWGVDGIITNIADRMSFLEE from the coding sequence ATGAATAAAAAAATTGTCGCTCATAGAGGGATACCAACACTAGCGCCTGAAAATACGATGGCCTCGTTTAATGAGGTAGTTAATCGGGATGTTAAATGGATCGAAACTGATTTGAGTATTACTAAAGATGAAAAAGTCTTCGTCATTCATGACGACAAATTAAATAGAACCACCAATCAATCTGGATCTATTGAAACTCTTGATAGTGATTTGGTTTCAAAGGCTGACGCGGGTTATTGGTTTGCGGAGAAATTCCGTGGTGAAAAAATACCAACTTTAGACCAGCTGATCGACTTTCTTAATATCCACAAGATTAATGCTAATATTGAACTAAAAGGTGTTGTAGGGGACAATGCCAATTATTTAGCTGATAGATTAGTTGAAGAGTTTGCGAAATCCTTGGATAGATTAGATGAACATGTAGAGTTGATTATTTCGAGTTTCAATCCTATTATGTTGGAAAAAATGTATAAATTAAGACCTAACTTGAAATATGCAGTCTTATTCAGTCGGGCAACGCTTGGAGATGATTGGAATCTAGTTATGCAAGCTTGTCACGCTAAGATAGTTCATCCTGATGGTTCTTCACTAACTGAAGAAAAAGTTAAACAGATGAAAGATTATGGGTATGAAATTAATGCTTGGACAATAGATGACGTTAATCGAGCTCAGACACTTCTTAAGTGGGGTGTGGATGGTATTATTACTAATATTGCTGATCGTATGAGCTTCTTAGAAGAATAA